Proteins encoded by one window of Sorex araneus isolate mSorAra2 chromosome 3, mSorAra2.pri, whole genome shotgun sequence:
- the TUNAR gene encoding protein TUNAR, whose product MRCSVSLGRKIKTFATKMVLTSGSDEDRGGQEKESKEESVLAMLGIIGTILNLVVIIFVYIYTTL is encoded by the coding sequence GTTAGCCTGGGGAGGAAGATAAAGACGTTTGCCACCAAGATGGTGCTCACGAGTGGCAGTGATGAAGACAGAGGGggccaggagaaagagagcaaggagGAGAGTGTCTTGGCGATGCTGGGCATCATCGGGACCATCCTGAACCTCGTGGTGATCATCTTTGTGTACATATACACCACCCTGTGA